One window of the Rhodococcus sovatensis genome contains the following:
- the zapE gene encoding cell division protein ZapE: MPERLVDRNPVVPSDQLIAQMVPPAMFDDVSFSSYIPDPNEPSQAEAVKKAEEFSQKVAKIRGKGGKRGLFGKKAPATGLGLYLDGGFGVGKTHLLASIFHSVPEPKAFGTFVELTHVVGALGFNKALDELSNHSVLCIDEFELDDPGDTMLVSRLLSELSARGVSIVATSNTLPGQLGEGRFAAEDFMREIKKLGSIFESIRVDGPDYRHRDLPPAPDPTSEDELIERAGQIDGATLDDFDELLAHLSTLHPSRYGKLLDGVEAVFWKNVHPAADQAVALRLVVLADRLYDASIPVTSSGAKLDEIFTEEMLAGGYRKKYLRATSRLLALSRFAAVG, from the coding sequence ATGCCTGAACGTCTTGTCGATCGAAATCCAGTCGTTCCATCCGACCAACTGATCGCGCAGATGGTGCCGCCGGCCATGTTCGACGACGTCAGCTTCTCCTCGTACATTCCCGACCCCAACGAGCCGAGCCAGGCCGAGGCGGTGAAGAAGGCCGAGGAGTTCTCGCAGAAGGTTGCCAAGATCCGCGGCAAGGGCGGCAAGCGTGGGCTGTTCGGCAAGAAGGCCCCCGCAACCGGCCTCGGCTTGTACCTCGACGGTGGATTCGGCGTCGGAAAGACACACCTTCTTGCATCGATCTTCCACAGCGTTCCCGAGCCCAAAGCGTTCGGCACGTTCGTGGAGCTGACGCACGTCGTCGGCGCACTGGGCTTCAACAAGGCGCTGGACGAGCTGTCGAACCACAGCGTGCTGTGCATCGACGAGTTCGAGTTGGACGATCCGGGCGACACGATGCTCGTCTCACGCCTGCTCTCGGAGTTGTCTGCACGCGGCGTTTCCATCGTCGCGACCTCGAACACGCTGCCCGGCCAGCTCGGCGAGGGACGGTTCGCGGCCGAAGACTTCATGCGGGAAATCAAGAAGCTCGGTTCCATTTTCGAATCGATTCGCGTCGACGGACCCGACTACCGTCACCGCGACCTGCCGCCCGCCCCCGACCCGACGTCCGAAGACGAGTTGATCGAGCGCGCAGGCCAGATCGACGGCGCAACTCTCGACGATTTCGACGAGCTGCTGGCGCACCTGAGCACGCTGCATCCGTCCCGATACGGGAAGCTCCTCGACGGTGTCGAGGCCGTGTTCTGGAAGAACGTGCACCCGGCCGCGGATCAGGCCGTCGCCCTGCGACTCGTTGTTCTCGCAGACCGGTTGTACGACGCCAGCATCCCGGTGACCTCGTCCGGTGCGAAGCTCGACGAGATCTTCACCGAGGAGATGCTGGCGGGTGGCTACCGGAAGAAGTACCTCCGCGCGACCTCCCGACTGCTCGCCCTGTCTCGGTTTGCTGCGGTCGGCTGA
- a CDS encoding pyrimidine reductase family protein, translating into MQLLDIATYFTSESDVARVAKGPLADADLSRLYAYPPRPRRPWIRVNFVASIDGAVTADGVSAGLGTPADKAVFAVLRTLADAVLVGAGTVRAENYGGVSLSAATRSERASLGMTDVPPLVVVTASANLDPESRIFTDSDVPPIVLTTSSAPAEARRRLADAGARVVETDGNTVTTESILSTLDDLGLHRILCEGGPGIFGQLLADDAVDDVCITTSPVLVAGSAGRISHSASASVRRMTRAHVLADDDGTLLTRWVKHRSDA; encoded by the coding sequence ATGCAGCTACTGGATATTGCGACCTACTTCACATCGGAAAGTGATGTGGCACGCGTAGCGAAAGGCCCGCTCGCGGACGCCGACCTCTCGCGTCTGTACGCGTACCCGCCACGTCCGAGGCGGCCCTGGATCCGAGTGAACTTCGTCGCCAGCATCGACGGCGCGGTCACCGCGGACGGCGTTTCCGCTGGTCTCGGCACTCCTGCCGACAAAGCCGTGTTCGCAGTACTGCGCACGTTGGCGGACGCAGTACTCGTCGGCGCGGGCACGGTGCGTGCCGAGAACTATGGCGGCGTGAGCTTGTCGGCCGCGACTCGCAGTGAGCGAGCCTCACTCGGTATGACCGACGTTCCTCCGCTCGTCGTGGTTACCGCGTCGGCGAATCTCGATCCGGAGTCGCGGATATTCACCGACTCCGACGTTCCTCCGATCGTCCTCACCACCTCGTCCGCACCTGCCGAGGCACGACGCAGGTTGGCGGACGCGGGTGCTCGCGTGGTGGAGACGGACGGCAACACGGTGACGACCGAATCCATCCTGTCGACCCTGGACGATCTGGGTCTCCATCGGATTCTCTGCGAGGGCGGACCAGGCATCTTCGGCCAGCTTCTTGCCGACGATGCCGTCGACGATGTCTGCATCACGACGTCACCTGTTCTGGTCGCGGGATCTGCCGGGCGGATCTCGCACTCCGCGTCAGCCTCGGTTCGTCGAATGACCCGCGCGCACGTTCTCGCGGACGACGACGGGACCCTGCTGACCAGGTGGGTCAAACACCGCAGCGACGCGTAG
- a CDS encoding alpha/beta hydrolase, whose amino-acid sequence MQNRSLLVSIVCLSLLTAACGAGPSSRPDVAVLQNSPGQPENTEPADTEPAIPPLQVPVTDLPWRDCTTETLDRYDFTPRTPGLILECADFEAPVDASGQMFGSFSVGTMRARLDRTPADAAPMVLTSGSDRSSIETLTDMAAGQGATFLAAHPIVAIDRRGIGRSAAVDCTKSDARAALADLGQFERTGGDSVDRAVTAGRDATIECTDLLQPQELAFASSYAADDLEQLRIGWGVDALGIIGTGNGATTALAYAAQHPDRVARLILDSPNGLGIDQMTAAEQKTQGREAAFTAFSGRCVALDCSLGDDPRAAVADLVAQSAAGTLAPVSTHGLLNGIAYALTSSTGDPSQRALELADTLSSARSGNTAALQELASRASDAYGTDGQFVARCTDGQQWPSPQAVRDVGTSWAQLYPIFGIDAALAALTCSSWPTAPAAPLPSTVPIPVLLLSGAADSVVGNAGFASVTGIVAATGARSSAMTWQGAGHPALGGSQCIQSAAVTYAQDGTLPPDGSVCPA is encoded by the coding sequence ATGCAGAATCGATCGTTGCTCGTGTCCATCGTGTGCCTGTCGCTGCTGACAGCGGCGTGCGGCGCCGGACCGTCCAGCCGACCCGATGTCGCCGTCCTGCAGAACTCCCCTGGTCAGCCGGAGAACACCGAACCCGCTGATACCGAACCTGCAATCCCGCCGCTGCAAGTTCCCGTCACGGATCTGCCGTGGCGTGACTGCACGACCGAGACACTCGACAGGTACGACTTCACTCCGCGGACGCCAGGTCTGATCCTCGAGTGCGCAGACTTCGAGGCTCCGGTCGATGCGTCGGGACAGATGTTCGGGTCGTTCTCGGTGGGAACGATGCGCGCACGGCTCGACCGCACACCTGCGGACGCCGCCCCGATGGTTCTGACTTCAGGGTCGGATCGTTCTTCTATCGAAACGCTCACCGACATGGCGGCAGGCCAAGGGGCGACGTTCCTTGCGGCCCACCCGATCGTCGCGATCGATCGTCGCGGGATCGGACGATCCGCAGCAGTCGACTGCACCAAGTCCGATGCCCGCGCGGCACTGGCCGACCTCGGACAATTCGAGAGGACCGGCGGTGACTCGGTCGACAGAGCGGTCACCGCCGGTCGTGATGCCACCATCGAATGCACGGACCTGCTGCAACCACAGGAACTCGCGTTCGCGTCGTCGTACGCTGCGGACGACCTGGAGCAACTACGCATCGGGTGGGGCGTCGACGCCCTGGGGATCATCGGCACCGGAAACGGAGCGACGACAGCGCTCGCCTACGCCGCGCAGCATCCCGATCGAGTGGCGCGACTGATTCTGGACTCACCGAACGGACTCGGCATCGACCAGATGACCGCGGCCGAACAGAAAACCCAGGGTCGAGAAGCAGCGTTCACGGCCTTCTCCGGGCGGTGCGTAGCGCTCGACTGCTCGCTCGGTGACGATCCACGAGCAGCTGTTGCCGATCTCGTCGCGCAGTCGGCCGCCGGCACGCTCGCGCCCGTATCGACGCATGGCCTGCTCAATGGCATTGCCTACGCGCTGACTTCATCGACCGGAGATCCGTCGCAGCGCGCCCTCGAACTCGCCGACACTTTGTCGTCGGCACGATCCGGCAACACCGCCGCGCTCCAGGAACTTGCGTCGAGAGCATCCGATGCCTACGGAACCGACGGTCAATTCGTCGCACGGTGCACCGACGGCCAACAGTGGCCGTCACCTCAGGCTGTGCGCGACGTAGGTACGTCCTGGGCGCAGTTGTACCCGATCTTCGGAATCGATGCGGCCCTGGCCGCGCTGACATGCTCGTCGTGGCCGACGGCGCCTGCGGCGCCACTCCCCTCCACGGTGCCTATTCCTGTTCTGCTTCTCAGCGGCGCAGCAGACTCGGTGGTCGGTAACGCCGGTTTCGCGAGCGTCACCGGAATCGTCGCTGCCACTGGGGCGCGTTCCTCCGCGATGACATGGCAGGGGGCCGGTCACCCTGCACTGGGCGGCTCACAGTGCATCCAGTCTGCGGCGGTCACCTATGCTCAGGACGGCACACTGCCGCCGGACGGTAGCGTCTGCCCGGCCTGA
- a CDS encoding glycosyltransferase family 87 protein, whose translation MSLSFLEPRNGRSTADVVKFALWPLAIMTVINRVVIKAVNGDITNDFNPVYNAALAFLNRQPVYTANFDSVDPHYLYQPSATMLLSPLAVIDPERSRWLFIIASTVAILVALYILLRIFGFRLDSVAAPALLLAAFVSETVTNTLVFTNFNGFVLLGEVAFIGFLLQRKDLSAGVAMGLTLAIKPMLAPLLLLPLMTRQWKVFVTSIAVPVVMMAIAWPLSVDPMDFIDRTLPYLLQTRDYFNSAVVGNGLYYGIPDLLLLAIRVVLGVMVLVSLWLLYRYCREDRLFFFATASGLILTAHWLLGSLGQMYYSMMLFPLLMTVVLKNSLIRNWPAWLAIYGFMNADRWLSGRFVETGRALDYMRTTFGWSLLIIVIFAVLIGRYVAARKDGRLDDGIEPDYLLEDSRAAKTTKTG comes from the coding sequence GTGTCACTTAGCTTTCTCGAGCCGCGGAACGGCCGGTCCACCGCTGACGTAGTCAAATTCGCGCTGTGGCCACTGGCCATCATGACGGTGATCAACAGGGTTGTGATCAAGGCAGTCAACGGCGATATCACCAATGACTTCAACCCCGTGTACAACGCGGCGCTGGCATTCCTCAACCGCCAGCCCGTCTACACGGCCAACTTCGATTCTGTCGATCCGCACTACCTGTACCAGCCGAGCGCGACGATGCTGCTCTCGCCGCTTGCCGTCATCGATCCGGAACGGTCACGTTGGCTGTTCATCATCGCCAGCACCGTCGCGATTCTTGTCGCTCTGTACATCCTGCTCAGAATCTTCGGTTTTCGTCTCGATTCGGTTGCCGCCCCGGCCCTTCTGCTGGCGGCCTTCGTCAGCGAGACGGTGACGAACACCCTCGTCTTCACCAATTTCAACGGCTTCGTGTTGCTGGGCGAGGTCGCGTTCATCGGATTCCTGTTGCAGCGAAAGGACTTGTCCGCGGGCGTCGCGATGGGGCTGACACTCGCTATCAAGCCCATGCTCGCTCCGCTGCTGCTGTTGCCGTTGATGACCAGACAGTGGAAGGTATTCGTCACCTCGATTGCTGTGCCCGTGGTGATGATGGCGATCGCGTGGCCACTCTCCGTCGACCCGATGGACTTCATCGATCGCACACTGCCGTACCTACTGCAGACGCGTGACTACTTCAACAGTGCCGTTGTCGGGAACGGCCTCTACTATGGCATTCCCGATCTGTTGCTCCTCGCAATACGCGTCGTACTGGGCGTCATGGTTCTCGTGTCGTTGTGGCTGCTCTACCGGTACTGCCGCGAGGATCGACTCTTCTTCTTCGCCACAGCATCGGGACTGATTCTGACTGCTCACTGGCTACTCGGATCACTCGGCCAGATGTACTACTCGATGATGCTGTTCCCGCTGCTCATGACAGTTGTACTGAAGAATTCGTTGATTCGGAACTGGCCTGCGTGGCTCGCCATCTATGGGTTCATGAATGCCGATCGATGGCTGTCCGGACGTTTCGTCGAAACAGGACGCGCCCTGGATTACATGCGGACCACCTTCGGGTGGAGTCTCCTCATCATCGTCATCTTCGCTGTGCTCATCGGCCGCTACGTGGCGGCGCGCAAAGATGGTCGCCTCGACGACGGAATCGAACCGGACTACCTGCTCGAAGACTCTCGAGCTGCGAAGACGACGAAGACCGGCTGA
- the msrB gene encoding peptide-methionine (R)-S-oxide reductase MsrB, producing MSSATDKNPAPAVQHTDAEWREKLTPEEFAVLREAGTERPFVGEYTDTKTDGVYECRACGAELFRSTEKFESHCGWPSFFDPADSDAVILNEDTSLGMRRVEVICKNCHSHLGHVFEGEGYPTPTDQRYCINSISLVLKPAE from the coding sequence ATGAGTTCAGCGACTGACAAGAATCCTGCCCCCGCCGTCCAGCACACCGACGCGGAGTGGCGCGAGAAGCTGACGCCCGAGGAGTTCGCCGTCCTCCGTGAGGCAGGCACCGAACGCCCGTTCGTCGGCGAATACACCGACACCAAGACCGATGGCGTCTACGAGTGCCGTGCGTGCGGCGCCGAGTTGTTCCGCAGTACCGAGAAGTTCGAGTCGCACTGCGGCTGGCCGTCGTTCTTCGATCCGGCAGACAGCGATGCGGTAATCCTGAACGAGGACACCTCGCTCGGAATGCGACGGGTAGAAGTGATCTGCAAGAACTGCCACAGCCACCTGGGACACGTCTTCGAGGGCGAGGGTTACCCGACGCCGACGGATCAGAGATATTGCATCAACTCGATCTCGCTGGTCCTCAAGCCTGCTGAGTAG
- a CDS encoding MaoC family dehydratase: MRTFTSAEQLKAAVGEDLGTSDWLQITQERVNTFADATGDHQWIHVDVERAKKESPFGAPIAHGFLTLSLVSMLNWQIYTIENTKLGINYGSNKVRFINPVKVGSHVRLQTTLTSVEDASGGALQVVAACTLEIEGEDKPALVAEIISRIVF; this comes from the coding sequence ATGCGCACCTTCACGTCAGCAGAGCAACTGAAAGCAGCCGTCGGCGAGGACCTCGGCACGAGTGACTGGCTCCAGATCACGCAGGAGCGGGTCAACACGTTCGCCGACGCCACCGGGGATCACCAGTGGATCCACGTGGACGTCGAGCGTGCGAAGAAGGAAAGCCCGTTCGGTGCTCCCATCGCCCACGGATTCCTGACTCTGTCGTTGGTATCGATGTTGAACTGGCAGATCTACACCATCGAGAACACCAAGCTCGGAATCAACTACGGCTCCAACAAGGTCCGATTCATCAATCCGGTCAAGGTCGGTTCGCACGTCCGCCTGCAGACCACCTTGACCTCGGTCGAGGACGCGTCGGGCGGCGCCCTCCAGGTCGTCGCCGCATGCACGCTCGAGATCGAAGGCGAGGACAAGCCGGCTTTGGTGGCCGAGATCATCAGCCGAATCGTGTTCTAG
- a CDS encoding molybdopterin-dependent oxidoreductase, with product MAHWGMYSASAADGEVVDIRPHAGDSSPSPALGNVPGSVKHRSRITGPSVRRGWLENGPGPTDRRGNDDYVAVTWDELTDLLAGELRRVIDRHGNEAIYGGSYGWASAGRFHHAQSQVHRFLNCLGGYTRSVNSYSTGATGVIMPHVVGAHWKMFSRSTSWKVIAAETDLLVAFGGVPAKNTSVNHGGTSDHPTESALDALRARGGEIVSVSPLRDDMHGAATWLAPVPGSDVAVMLGLAYVLAVENLHDTNFLDKYTTGYDTFERYLLGASDGIPKTPEWASAKSGIAAEAIVDLARSMASRRTLITVTWSLQRVKSGEQAPWMGITLASMLGQIGIPGGGFGHGYGSMNEPGLGPVPYPLPTLPQGLNPITAHIPVAAIADMLLGPGTEFDYNGRRMTYPDIKLVHWAGGNPFHHHQDLGRLRRAFGRPDTIVVHDPYWTPMAKHADIVVPSTTSLERNDLSCTRNDPLLVAMQQAVPRYADSRDDYDTFAVVARKMGVADGFTEGRTSGEWIEHLYDQWRGYLRSANVETPEFDEFWRAGSVRMATEEDLTLFADYREDPVSNALRTPSGRIEIFSEVIDGFGYQDCIGHPAWFEPVEWLNGGRAQHFPLHLIANQPRTRLHSQLDHGATSQASKVQGREPIRMHSVAAAARGVTDGDVVRVFNDRGACLAGVVVDDGMLDDVVQLSTGAWYDPLDPADTNSLCKHGNPNVLTPDVGASSLSQGSTGQHVLVQIERYDEALPPITAFDPPTMTVRSVG from the coding sequence ATGGCGCACTGGGGCATGTACAGTGCCTCGGCCGCCGACGGGGAAGTAGTCGACATTCGCCCCCACGCGGGCGATTCGAGCCCGTCGCCGGCTCTGGGAAACGTGCCGGGGTCGGTCAAGCATCGCTCCCGCATCACCGGACCGTCGGTGCGTCGTGGGTGGCTGGAGAACGGGCCCGGGCCGACCGATCGGCGCGGCAACGACGACTACGTGGCCGTGACGTGGGACGAACTGACGGATCTGCTGGCCGGTGAACTCCGACGAGTCATCGACCGTCACGGCAACGAAGCGATCTATGGTGGCTCGTACGGATGGGCGAGCGCAGGCCGATTCCATCACGCGCAGAGCCAGGTCCACCGCTTCCTCAACTGTCTCGGCGGATACACGCGGTCGGTCAACAGCTATTCCACCGGCGCTACCGGCGTCATCATGCCGCACGTCGTCGGCGCACACTGGAAGATGTTCTCGCGCTCCACGTCCTGGAAGGTCATCGCGGCCGAGACCGACCTGCTCGTCGCGTTCGGAGGTGTGCCGGCCAAGAACACCAGCGTCAATCACGGTGGTACATCCGATCATCCGACAGAATCAGCGCTCGACGCGCTTCGGGCGCGCGGCGGCGAAATCGTGTCCGTCAGTCCGCTCCGTGACGACATGCACGGCGCCGCGACGTGGCTTGCTCCCGTCCCGGGCTCCGATGTCGCCGTGATGTTGGGGCTCGCCTACGTGCTGGCTGTCGAAAATCTGCACGACACAAACTTTCTCGACAAGTACACCACCGGTTACGACACGTTCGAGCGGTACCTGCTCGGTGCCTCCGATGGCATACCGAAGACTCCGGAGTGGGCGTCTGCGAAGTCCGGTATCGCCGCCGAAGCCATCGTCGATCTGGCCAGATCGATGGCGTCGCGTAGAACGTTGATCACGGTGACGTGGTCACTGCAACGTGTGAAGAGCGGGGAACAGGCTCCGTGGATGGGGATTACGCTCGCGTCGATGCTGGGCCAGATCGGCATTCCCGGTGGGGGATTCGGGCACGGTTACGGGTCGATGAACGAGCCAGGGCTCGGGCCGGTGCCGTATCCGTTGCCGACCCTTCCACAGGGGCTCAATCCGATCACCGCGCACATTCCGGTCGCCGCTATCGCAGACATGTTGCTCGGACCGGGTACCGAGTTCGACTACAACGGTCGACGGATGACGTATCCGGACATCAAGTTGGTCCACTGGGCCGGCGGGAATCCGTTCCATCACCACCAAGATCTGGGCCGGCTTCGACGCGCATTCGGGCGGCCGGACACCATCGTCGTGCACGATCCGTATTGGACGCCGATGGCCAAGCACGCGGACATCGTCGTACCTTCGACCACATCGCTCGAACGAAACGACCTCAGCTGCACTCGAAACGATCCACTGTTGGTGGCGATGCAGCAGGCTGTCCCGCGCTATGCGGACTCTCGCGACGACTACGACACCTTCGCTGTGGTGGCTCGGAAGATGGGAGTCGCCGACGGTTTCACCGAGGGCCGGACGTCGGGGGAGTGGATCGAGCATCTGTACGACCAGTGGCGCGGCTACTTGAGATCGGCGAACGTCGAGACCCCCGAGTTCGACGAGTTCTGGCGAGCGGGTTCGGTGCGAATGGCCACCGAAGAGGACCTGACGTTGTTCGCGGACTATCGAGAAGATCCTGTAAGCAACGCCTTACGCACGCCGAGCGGACGCATCGAGATCTTCTCCGAGGTCATCGACGGCTTCGGTTACCAGGATTGCATCGGCCACCCGGCATGGTTCGAACCGGTGGAATGGCTCAACGGCGGACGTGCACAGCACTTCCCGCTGCACCTCATCGCGAACCAACCTCGCACTCGACTGCACAGTCAGCTCGATCACGGCGCCACAAGTCAGGCGTCGAAAGTGCAGGGTCGTGAGCCCATCCGAATGCACTCGGTGGCGGCTGCGGCGCGCGGGGTCACCGACGGTGACGTGGTCAGGGTGTTCAACGATCGAGGCGCATGCCTGGCGGGGGTAGTCGTCGATGACGGGATGCTCGACGACGTCGTCCAACTGTCCACCGGCGCCTGGTACGACCCGCTGGATCCAGCCGACACCAATTCTCTGTGCAAGCACGGCAATCCGAACGTATTGACACCCGACGTCGGCGCGTCGTCGCTGTCTCAGGGATCCACGGGGCAACACGTGCTGGTGCAGATCGAACGCTACGACGAGGCACTCCCGCCGATCACTGCGTTCGATCCGCCCACGATGACCGTTAGGTCGGTCGGCTAG
- a CDS encoding HAD family hydrolase, with amino-acid sequence MMDAVIFDFSGTLFRLDEDDSWFDGVTHSDGTAVDGHHAAELMRRMTAPVGEVVEFDDVTRHAWRNRDLDPALHRQAYLHVLRESGLDNQDHAESVYGRVIDPFCWTPYPDTAEVLKVLASASIPVAVLSNIAFDIRPAFERLGVTDLISEFVLSYEVGFVKPQLEIFRYAVDKLGVEASRTLMVGDSEEADGAARAIGCSFALVDPIPTPERPTALLEALELSGITR; translated from the coding sequence ATGATGGATGCGGTCATCTTCGACTTCTCCGGAACCCTGTTTCGACTCGACGAGGACGACTCGTGGTTCGACGGGGTAACGCATTCCGACGGCACGGCGGTGGACGGTCACCACGCGGCCGAGTTGATGCGCCGGATGACTGCGCCGGTCGGTGAGGTCGTCGAGTTCGACGATGTCACCCGGCATGCATGGCGGAACCGAGACCTCGATCCCGCGCTGCACCGGCAGGCGTACTTGCACGTTCTCCGTGAATCCGGTCTGGACAACCAAGACCACGCGGAGTCCGTCTACGGCAGGGTCATCGACCCGTTCTGCTGGACGCCATATCCGGATACAGCCGAGGTGCTGAAGGTGCTTGCGTCAGCATCGATCCCGGTCGCGGTGCTGAGCAACATCGCATTCGACATCCGACCGGCATTCGAGCGCCTCGGTGTCACCGATCTGATATCGGAATTCGTACTGTCCTACGAGGTCGGGTTCGTCAAACCTCAGCTCGAGATCTTTCGCTATGCGGTCGACAAGCTCGGCGTCGAGGCGAGTCGGACCCTGATGGTCGGCGACAGCGAGGAAGCCGACGGTGCTGCGCGGGCCATCGGTTGCTCGTTCGCGCTCGTCGACCCGATCCCGACCCCTGAGCGGCCCACTGCGTTGCTCGAGGCACTGGAGCTCAGCGGAATCACGCGGTGA
- the hemQ gene encoding hydrogen peroxide-dependent heme synthase, protein MARLDYSALNSTLRYLMFSVYKVTPGVLGDDRADAAKEARVFFESQEDKGVAVRGVYDVAGLRADADFMVWTHAERIEDLQATYSDFRRTTALGRASTPVWSNSALHRPAEFNKSHVPAFIAGEDPGDYICVYPFVRSIEWYLLPEDERRTMLADHGMAARGYKDVRANTVPSFALGDYEWILAFEAPELDRIVDLMRDLRATEARRHVREETPFFTGPRVDVEALVAALP, encoded by the coding sequence ATGGCACGCCTCGACTACTCTGCGCTCAATTCGACTCTCCGCTACCTGATGTTCTCGGTGTACAAGGTCACCCCAGGCGTTCTGGGCGACGACCGTGCCGACGCAGCCAAGGAAGCACGCGTTTTCTTCGAGAGCCAAGAGGACAAGGGTGTCGCAGTACGCGGCGTCTACGACGTGGCGGGCTTGCGGGCCGATGCCGATTTCATGGTGTGGACGCACGCCGAGCGCATCGAAGACCTGCAAGCGACGTATTCGGATTTTCGGCGCACCACTGCCCTCGGCAGGGCCAGCACGCCCGTGTGGAGCAATTCGGCACTGCACCGCCCGGCCGAGTTCAACAAGAGCCACGTGCCGGCCTTCATCGCGGGCGAGGATCCGGGCGACTACATCTGCGTCTACCCGTTCGTCCGCTCCATCGAGTGGTACCTCTTGCCGGAAGACGAGCGGCGCACGATGCTCGCAGATCACGGCATGGCAGCTCGCGGCTACAAGGACGTGCGGGCAAACACCGTCCCGTCCTTCGCGCTCGGTGACTACGAGTGGATCTTGGCGTTCGAAGCGCCTGAGCTGGACCGGATCGTGGACTTGATGCGTGATCTCCGTGCGACCGAAGCTCGCCGTCACGTGCGCGAGGAGACACCGTTCTTCACCGGTCCTCGCGTCGACGTCGAAGCTCTCGTGGCCGCCCTGCCATGA
- a CDS encoding protoporphyrinogen oxidase, producing the protein MTRAVPRAAVVGGGITGLVAAYRLRTELGPEAQITVVEESDRLGGTLRTVDLAGGPLDVGAEAFIGRRPEVPALMAELGIADQLVHPAGKRPLIYSSGELHAMPAGTLMGIPAGAQSIEGLVDAATLQQIAVEAETAFDWDPSIDVSVAQLVGGRFGEQVLRRSVDPLLGGVYSGLSDSIGVRAALPTLAAALDAGATSLSSAVASALPPPSSEPVFGALRGGYGVLVDALIAAAGARIVLGARVESICGERKGWRVDPIGHVDLVVLAVPAPALSAILADTVPDAADAAADIELASSVVVGMALPSDVELPDNSGVLVATDAGLSVKAFTLSSRKWTHLADRDSVLLRASLGRFGDDSPLGLSDTELVRTAVRDLGTVTGLDVTPTATVVQRWHGGLPQYAPGHLDRVAEIECAVRDVPGVAVAGAWSHGVGVPACVASATRAAAAVCEVAR; encoded by the coding sequence GTGACGCGGGCAGTGCCACGGGCAGCCGTCGTCGGAGGCGGAATCACCGGGCTCGTGGCCGCCTACCGACTGCGAACCGAGCTGGGACCCGAGGCGCAGATCACCGTCGTCGAGGAGTCGGATCGGCTCGGCGGCACCCTGCGGACCGTCGACCTTGCGGGTGGTCCGCTCGACGTCGGAGCCGAAGCGTTCATCGGCCGTAGGCCGGAAGTACCCGCTCTCATGGCCGAGTTGGGGATCGCCGATCAACTCGTGCATCCAGCAGGCAAACGACCGTTGATCTACTCTTCGGGCGAGCTGCACGCGATGCCGGCCGGAACGTTGATGGGCATCCCAGCCGGTGCCCAGTCGATCGAAGGGCTCGTCGATGCGGCGACGCTGCAGCAGATCGCCGTCGAGGCCGAGACCGCATTCGACTGGGACCCGAGCATCGATGTCAGCGTCGCCCAACTGGTGGGTGGTCGATTCGGTGAGCAGGTTCTGCGTCGGTCGGTGGATCCACTACTCGGAGGTGTCTACTCGGGCCTGTCCGATTCGATCGGAGTACGCGCCGCGCTTCCGACGCTCGCGGCAGCCCTCGACGCAGGGGCGACGAGCCTGTCGTCCGCCGTGGCGAGCGCGCTCCCACCCCCGAGTTCGGAGCCGGTATTCGGAGCGCTCCGCGGCGGCTACGGGGTGCTCGTCGACGCCTTGATCGCGGCGGCCGGAGCACGGATCGTGTTGGGTGCGCGAGTCGAGTCGATCTGCGGCGAGCGGAAAGGGTGGCGTGTCGATCCGATCGGTCACGTGGACCTCGTCGTTCTCGCGGTGCCGGCCCCCGCGTTGTCGGCGATTCTGGCCGACACGGTACCCGACGCGGCAGACGCGGCCGCCGACATCGAGCTCGCATCTTCCGTCGTGGTGGGCATGGCGTTGCCCAGCGACGTGGAGTTGCCGGACAACTCGGGAGTTCTCGTGGCCACCGACGCGGGCCTGTCGGTGAAAGCCTTCACGCTCTCCAGCCGAAAGTGGACTCACCTCGCCGACCGAGACTCCGTTCTGCTGCGCGCATCCCTCGGACGATTCGGAGACGACAGTCCCCTGGGCCTGAGCGATACGGAACTCGTTCGGACAGCGGTGCGCGATCTAGGGACTGTCACCGGGCTCGACGTCACCCCGACGGCGACCGTCGTGCAGCGGTGGCATGGAGGCCTTCCTCAGTACGCCCCCGGGCACCTCGATCGCGTCGCCGAGATCGAGTGTGCGGTGCGTGACGTCCCCGGCGTCGCGGTGGCGGGCGCCTGGAGCCACGGCGTCGGAGTGCCCGCCTGCGTCGCTTCGGCGACCAGAGCAGCCGCTGCAGTGTGCGAGGTGGCACGATAG